In Arvicola amphibius chromosome 1, mArvAmp1.2, whole genome shotgun sequence, one DNA window encodes the following:
- the Tlr1 gene encoding toll-like receptor 1: MTKINSIIFYVITALGLIKIRLSGGSELIVKRPRANLTHVPKDLPLTTTTLDLSQNNISELQTSDILLLSKLRALVMSYNRLQYLDIGVFEFNTELEYLDLSHNELRVISCHPTINFKHLDLSFNAFDALPICKEFGNMSQLKFLGLSGSQVQSTSVQPIAHLNITEVLLVLGDTYGEREDPECLQHINAGALHVVFPEKREFRFMLDVSVSTVNSLELSNIQCGLGNSKCSYFLSALLKLRKNPGLSSLTLNNVETTWNSFIDILQSVWHAPVTYFSVSNMTLQGQVEVRDFNYSGTSLKALSIHQVVSEVYSLPQKYIYGIFSNMNIQNFTVSGTRMLHMLCPSKVSPFLYLDFTDNLLTDMVFKDCRNLVELKTLSLQKNQLKKLENIILMSAEMKSLQKLDISQNFLQCSKEENLCYWTESLLVLNLSSNMLTDSVFRCLPPKVKVLDLHNNRIMSIPKDITYLQALQELNVAFNSLMDLPGCGAFSSLSVLVIEHNSVSHPSVDFFQSCQKIRSLTAGNNPFQCTCELREFIKNIGHVSGQVVEGWPDSYRCDSPESAKGTPLQDFHMSPLSCDTVLLIVTIGAALLVLVAILAFLWLYFDLPWYLRMMCQWTQTRHRARNIPEEELQRKLQFHAFVSYSGHDSTWVKNELLPNLEKDGIRVCLHERNFIPGKSIVENIIHFIEKSYKSIFVLSPHFIQSEWCHYELYFAHHNLFHEGSDNLILILLEPIPQYSIPSNYHKLKSLMAQRTYLEWPMENSKHRLFWANLRATINVKLVSQAETACHIQR, encoded by the coding sequence ATGACTAAAATAAATTCCATCATCTTCTATGTTATCACTGCCTTGGGACTTATCAAAATCCGATTATCTGGTGGAAGTGAACTTATCGTTAAGAGGCCGAGAGCAAACCTCACCCATGTGCCCAAGGACCTACCCTTGACAACAACTACTTTAGATCTATCACAAAACAATATATCTGAACTTCAGACTTCTGACATCCTCTTGCTGTCCAAGCTGAGGGCCTTGGTGATGTCCTACAACAGACTCCAGTACCTTGATATCGGCGTTTTCGAATTCAATACGGAACTGGAATATTTGGATTTGTCCCACAATGAGTTAAGGGTGATTTCTTGCCACCCCACCATCAACTTCAAGCATTTAGATCTTTCCTTCAATGCATTTGATGCCCTTCCCATATGCAAGGAGTTTGGCAACATGTCCCAGTTAAAATTTCTGGGACTGAGTGGTAGTCAGGTACAAAGCACGAGTGTGCAGCCGATCGCTCATTTGAATATCACGGAGGTTTTGCTGGTGTTAGGAGACACTTACGGGGAAAGAGAAGACCCTGAGTGTCTTCAGCACATTAACGCTGGGGCTCTGCATGTTGTTTTCCCCGAGAAAAGAGAATTTCGCTTTATGCTGGATGTATCAGTCAGCACTGTAAACAGTTTGGAACTATCTAACATTCAGTGTGGACTTGGAAACTCTAAATGTTCTTATTTCTTAAGTGCTTTGTTAAAGCTTAGAAAGAATCCGGGGCTATCAAGCCTTACCTTAAACAACGTTGAAACAACATGGAATTCCTTCATTGATATCCTCCAGTCTGTTTGGCATGCACCCGTAACATATTTCTCAGTTTCAAACATGACACTACAAGGTCAAGTTGAGGTAAGAGATTTCAATTATTCTGGCACTTCTCTAAAGGCGTTGTCAATACATCAAGTTGTCAGCGAAGTGTACAGTTTACCACAAAAATACATTTATGGTATCTTTTCCAATATGAACATCCAAAACTTCACAGTGTCCGGAACACGCATGCTCCACATGCTTTGCCCATCCAAAGTTAGCCCATTTCTGTATTTGGACTTCACAGATAACCTCTTAACAGACATGGTTTTTAAAGATTGCAGAAACTTAGTTGAGTTGAAAACACTTAGTTTGCAAAAGAACCAGttaaaaaaacttgaaaatataatTCTTATGTCTGCGGAGATGAAATCACTACAAAAACTAGACATTAGCCAGAATTTTCTACAGTGCAGTAAGGAGGAAAACCTATGCTACTGGACAGAGAGTTTGCTAGTTTTAAATTTGTCCTCAAATATGCTTACTGACTCTGTCTTCAGATGCTTGCCCCCCAAGGTCAAGGTCCTTGACCTTCACAACAACAGAATAATGAGCATCCCTAAAGATATCACCTACCTGCAAGCTTTGCAGGAACTCAATGTTGCATTCAATTCTTTAATGGACCTTCCTGGATGCGGGGCTTTCAGCAGCCTTTCTGTGCTGGTCATCGAGCATAATTCAGTTTCCCACCCCTCAGTGGATTTCTTCCAGAGCTGTCAGAAGATCAGGTCCTTAACAGCAGGGAACAACCCATTCCAATGTACATGTGAGCTGAGAGAGTTTATCAAAAACATAGGCCACGTATCAGGACAAGTGGTAGAGGGATGGCCGGATTCTTATAGGTGTGACTCCCCAGAAAGCGCTAAGGGGACCCCACTGCAGGACTTCCATATGTCTCCATTGTCCTGTGATACTGTTCTGCTGATTGTCACCATCGGGGCTGCTTTGCTGGTGTTGGTTGCCATCCTGGCTTTCCTCTGGCTCTACTTTGATCTGCCCTGGTACCTAAGGATGATGTGTCAGTGGACACAGACCCGGCACAGGGCCAGGAACATCCCTGAAGAGGAACTCCAGAGGAAGCTCCAATTCCATGCTTTTGTCTCATACAGTGGACATGATTCTACCTGGGTGAAGAATGAATTACTACCAAACCTAGAGAAAGATGGCATACGGGTTTGCCTCCATGAGAGAAACTTTATCCCTGGCAAGAGCATCGTGGAGAATATCATCCATTTCATCGAGAAGAGTTACAAGTCCATCTTTGTGTTGTCTCCCCACTTCATCCAGAGTGAGTGGTGCCATTATGAGCTCTACTTTGCCCATCACAATCTCTTCCACGAAGGGTCTGATAACCTGATCCTGATCTTGCTGGAGCCCATTCCACAGTACTCCATCCCCAGCAACTACCACAAACTTAAATCTCTCATGGCGCAGCGGACTTACTTGGAATGGCCTATGGAAAACAGCAAACATAGACTTTTTTGGGCAAACCTAAGAGCAACCATTAATGTCAAGCTTGTCAGCCAAGCAGAAACCGCATGTCACATACAGAGATAA